The following are encoded in a window of Primulina eburnea isolate SZY01 chromosome 4, ASM2296580v1, whole genome shotgun sequence genomic DNA:
- the LOC140829033 gene encoding ATP synthase gamma chain, chloroplastic-like, which produces MSCSSITMWVSSKPSISDPSALSSRSFITPFQLPSSNTSSSISTSSRPPSSTQVQCSLRDLRDRIESVKNTQKITEAMKLVAAAKVRRAQEAVVNSRPFSETLVEVLYNINEQLQTDDIDVPLTKVRPVKKVALVVVTGDRGLCGGFNNAILKKAEARIKDLKNLGLEYTVISVGKKGNTYFIRRPFIPVDRYLEGTNLPTAKEAQAIADDVFSLFVSEDVDKVELLYTKFVSLVKADPVIHTLLPLSPKGEICDINGVCVDAAEDEFFRLTTKEGKLTVERDVVRAKTPEFSPILQFEQDPVQILDALLPLYLNSQILRALQESLASELAARMTAMSNATDNAVELKKNLSLVYNRKRQAKITGEILEIVAGADALA; this is translated from the coding sequence ATGTCTTGCTCGAGTATCACTATGTGGGTGTCCTCAAAACCCTCCATTTCCGACCCTTCCGCTCTCTCCTCGCGCTCCTTTATCACCCCTTTTCAGCTTCCGAGTTCAAACACTTCCAGCTCCATTTCCACATCATCTAGACCACCATCTTCCACCCAAGTTCAGTGTAGTTTACGCGATCTGCGTGACCGTATCGAATCGGTGAAAAACACCCAGAAAATCACTGAGGCAATGAAGCTTGTGGCTGCAGCCAAAGTGAGAAGAGCGCAGGAAGCTGTggtcaattccaggcctttctCTGAAACGCTAGTTGAAGTCCTTTACAACATCAACGAACAGCTTCAAACGGATGACATCGACGTCCCACTCACCAAGGTTAGGCCAGTCAAGAAAGTCGCCCTCGTCGTGGTAACCGGCGATCGTGGCCTGTGCGGCGGATTCAACAACGCCATACTGAAAAAAGCCGAGGCCCGTATCAAAGATTTGAAGAATCTTGGCCTCGAGTACACAGTCATAAGTGTTGGTAAAAAAGGTAACACGTATTTTATCCGCAGACCTTTTATTCCTGTGGATAGGTATCTCGAAGGCACCAACCTTCCGACTGCCAAAGAAGCTCAGGCCATCGCCGACGATGTATTTTCACTATTTGTTAGCGAGGACGTCGACAAAGTGGAGCTTCTGTACACCAAGTTCGTGTCATTGGTTAAGGCTGATCCTGTAATCCATACTTTGCTTCCATTATCACCGAAAGGAGAAATCTGTGATATCAATGGCGTCTGCGTCGATGCGGCAGAAGATGAATTCTTCAGGTTAACGACAAAAGAAGGGAAATTAACAGTGGAGAGAGATGTAGTAAGGGCTAAAACTCCAGAATTTTCGCCAATCTTGCAGTTCGAGCAGGACCCAGTTCAGATTCTTGATGCCCTTCTTCCTCTTTATTTGAACAGTCAAATCTTGAGGGCGTTGCAAGAATCGCTGGCCAGTGAACTTGCTGCTAGGATGACGGCGATGAGCAATGCTACAGATAATGCGgtggaattgaagaaaaatttgtCTTTAGTGTACAACAGAAAACGGCAAGCGAAGATCACGGGGGAGATTTTGGAGATTGTTGCTGGCGCCGATGCCTTGGCCTAA
- the LOC140829035 gene encoding tRNA wybutosine-synthesizing protein 2/3/4 isoform X1 has protein sequence MVFDKRKAAAMVAMKSPEPDNSPKGTLDLPIVPLLNAINSHPSFFTTSSCSGRISVFSHPTNHSTLKKKAKGGTWIFISHDPVHPSSLLPLLYPASSDPPPSRVTSESDHLESHSIVFRFEPLIIAVECRDLEAAQCLVSLAISSGFRESGITSVSKRVIIAIRCSIRLEVPLGDSIKLVVSQEYVEYLVGVANEKMEANRKRTDLFLSTLIKNGFSSSPIPVEGEVLRCGSEKYSEVKRIESLGNSVGNVVAGQEGKLSSETNGSCKVISFNLSTVEIDGEPVERLFLWGHSACSVDQKKILIFGGFGGIGRHERKNDLVLLDAQSGMVEIVAVMGTPSARLGHTCSVVGDFMYVIGGRADPLNILNDVWVFDMANNEWKFLQCSGSLFPPRHRHAAAVVGSKIYVFGGICNDKILSSLYVLDTLTSEWTEIETQGNWPGPLHSHSMESNCSKLYMFGGYNGEKALGDLYSFDVETSLWNKMKTYGVAPNARFSHSMFIYSNYLGVLGGCPVSGYQELSLLNLLSCSWKTIRMQSIEESLFVRSTVSVIGDNLVIVGGGASCYAFGTKFSQPMKVDLRRLLSICHDSEFMGQKEEKNRSVLYSHKTELKVNQSALQDSTFEELRGNNGGLVITKPWVLRLDKKYAKLGKDVLKNFGWLDLGRKVYTLDSKMSICFPVTEKFSALFEDMSKVENNVEVSNDQQSWTACSFDMLKGISTPSALNLLKACGATKIVDEVANIKKIPTSPFKVMKEAVAPLLNHHRLPSELIEQLPLRWERVGDMIVLPTTSFKDPMWDSIGKELWPIVAKSLGTRRLARQNRIAQTGMRDSKLEILVGDGGWVDHRENGILYSFDTTKCMFSWGNLSEKLRMARLECKEQVIVDLFAGIGYFTLPFLLRANAKMVYACEWNPHAIEALHRNLFANSVADRCVVLEGDNRVTAPKGVADRVCLGLLPSSECSWVTAVEALRDEGGVLHIHGNVKDTEESSWTNHVVHSISDIAKSQGLCWEVSVDHLEKVKWYAPHIRHLVVDVRCRLR, from the exons ATGGTGTTTGACAAGAGGAAAGCCGCTGCCATGGTCGCTATGAAGTCGCCGGAGCCTGATAATTCCCCCAAAGGCACGTTAGACTTACCCATAGTTCCTCTCCTCAACGCCATCAACTCACATCCCTCTTTCTTCACCACCAGCTCTTGCTCCGGCCGTATTTCCGTTTTCTCCCATCCCACCAACCACTCCACCCTCAAGAAAAAGGCCAAAGGAGGCACCTGGATCTTCATCTCCCACGACCCAGTTCACCCATCTTCCCTCCTTCCCCTCCTTTACCCTGCTTCATCGGATCCCCCTCCTTCCCGTGTCACAAGCGAGTCAGATCACCTGGAGTCTCACAGTATAGTGTTCAGGTTTGAGCCTTTGATTATTGCGGTTGAGTGCAGAGACTTGGAGGCGGCTCAGTGTTTGGTTTCTCTGGCTATTTCTTCTGGGTTCAGAGAGAGTGGCATTACCAGCGTCAGTAAGAGAGTTATCATCGCGATACGCTGCTCCATCCGGTTGGAGGTTCCGCTGGGGGATTCCATCAAGCTCGTGGTTTCCCAGGAGTATGTTGAGTACCTTGTTGGTGTTGCTAATGAAAAAATGGAGGCTAACAGAAAAAGAACCGATCTTTTTCTGAGTACTTTGATAAAGAATGGATTTTCCAGTAGTCCTATTCCAGTGGAAGGTGAAGTGCTTCGTTGTGGTTCTGAGAAGTATAGCGAGGTCAAAAGGATTGAATCTTTGGGGAATTCTGTAGGGAATGTAGTCGCTGGACAGGAGGGGAAGTTGAGTTCTGAAACCAATG GATCATGTAAAGTTATTTCCTTCAATCTATCTACGGTTGAGATAGATGGTGAACCTGTTGAAAGACTTTTCTTGTGGGGTCATTCTGCATGTTCAGTTGACCAAAAGAAAATTCTTATTTTTGGTGGTTTTGGAGGAATTGGACGACATGAACGTAAGAATGATCTTGTGCTTCTGGATGCACAATCTGGAATGGTAGAGATAGTTGCTGTAATGGGAACACCTtctgctcgattaggacatactTGTTCTGTTGTTGGGGATTTCATGTATGTAATTGGAGGTAGGGCTGATCCTCTGAATATTCTGAATGATGTCTGGGTCTTTGACATGGCCAATAATGAATGGAAGTTTTTACAATGTTCTGGCAGTTTGTTCCCCCCAAG GCATCGACATGCAGCAGCCGTGGTTGGTTCTAAGATATATGTATTTGGTGGAATTTGtaatgataaaatattatcgtcgctttatGTCCTTGACACATTGACTTCTGAATGGACAGAGATAGAAACTCAGGGAAACTGGCCTGGTCCCCTTCATTCACATTCTATGGAATCAAATTGTTCTAAGTTGTATATGTTTGGTGGATACAACGGGGAGAAAGCACTTGGGGATCTTTACAGTTTTGATGTTGAAACAAGCCTGTGGAATAAGATGAAGACATATGGGGTTGCACCGAATGCTAGGTTTTCACACTCGATGTTCATTTATTCAAATTATCTTGGTGTGTTGGGTGGATGTCCTGTCAGTGGGTATCAAGAATTATCTTTACTGAATCTTCTGTCCTGCTCTTGGAAGACTATAAGGATGCAGTCTATTGAAGAAAGCCTTTTTGTTCGTAGCACAGTAAGTGTTATTGGTGATAATCTAGTAATAGTTGGTGGTGGGGCATCTTGTTATGCATTTGGGACTAAGTTCAGTCAGCCTATGAAGGTTGATTTACGTCGTTTGCTGTCGATATGTCATGATTCAGAATTTATGGGACAAAAAGAGGAAAAGAATCGATCTGTTTTGTATTCGCATAAAACTGAACTCAAGGTGAATCAATCTGCTCTCCAAGACTCTACATTTGAAGAACTAAGGGGAAACAATGGAGGCTTGGTCATAACCAAACCTTGGGTTCTTCGGCTTGATAAAAAGTATGCAAAATTGGGAAAAGATGTATTGAAAAATTTTGGTTGGTTGGATCTCGGAAGAAAGGTTTACACTCTGGACAGTAAAATGAGTATCTGTTTCCCCGTGACTGAAAAATTTAGCGCTCTCTTTGAAGATATGTCAAAGGTTGAAAACAATGTTGAAGTATCCAATGATCAACAATCCTGGACGGCATGTTCTTTTGACATGTTGAAAGGTATCTCGACTCCATCGGCTTTGAATCTTCTAAAAGCTTGTGGTGCAACTAAGATCGTTGATGAAGTTgcaaacattaaaaaaattccTACTTCTCCTTTCAAAGTGATGAAGGAAGCTGTAGCACCTTTGTTGAATCATCACAGGCTTCCATCAGAGCTTATAGAACAACTGCCTTTGAG ATGGGAACGAGTAGGAGATATGATTGTTCTCCCTACAACATCCTTCAAGGATCCAATGTGGGACTCGATTGGAAAGGAGCTTTGGCCGATAGTTGCAAAATCACTTGGGACTCGACGTCTCGCGCGACAA AATCGAATTGCACAAACTGGAATGAGGGACAGTAAGTTGGAGATTCTTGTTGGAGATGGTGGTTGGGTTGATCACCGTGAAAACGGCATACTCTACTCTTTTGATACCACCAAGTGCATGTTCTCTTGGGGTAATCTTTCCGAGAAGCTTCGGATGGCCCGACTAGAATGTAAAGAACAAGTTATTGTAGATTTGTTCGCAGGCATAGGATACTTTACTCTTCCTTTCCTTCTGAG GGCCAACGCAAAAATGGTGTATGCCTGTGAGTGGAATCCCCATGCCATTGAAGCACTCCATCGTAATCTCTTTGCCAATTCTGTGGCTGACCGCTGTGTTGTCCTGGAAGGAGATAATAGAGTTACAGCTCCTAAA GGAGTTGCTGATCGAGTCTGCCTAGGCCTCCTTCCATCCAGTGAATGTAGTTGGGTTACCGCCGTTGAAGCGCTAAG AGACGAGGGCGGAGTTTTACACATCCACGGGAACGTGAAGGACACAGAGGAGAGTTCGTGGACGAATCATGTTGTGCACTCCATTTCTGACATAGCTAAATCGCAAG GCCTTTGCTGGGAGGTTTCGGTTGATCACCTCGAGAAAGTGAAGTGGTATGCTCCACATATCAGGCATCTAGTTGTCGATGTGAGGTGCAGACTAAGATAG
- the LOC140829035 gene encoding tRNA wybutosine-synthesizing protein 2/3/4 isoform X2, with protein MVFDKRKAAAMVAMKSPEPDNSPKGTLDLPIVPLLNAINSHPSFFTTSSCSGRISVFSHPTNHSTLKKKAKGGTWIFISHDPVHPSSLLPLLYPASSDPPPSRVTSESDHLESHSIVFRFEPLIIAVECRDLEAAQCLVSLAISSGFRESGITSVSKRVIIAIRCSIRLEVPLGDSIKLVVSQEYVEYLVGVANEKMEANRKRTDLFLSTLIKNGFSSSPIPVEGEVLRCGSEKYSEVKRIESLGNSVGNVVAGQEGKLSSETNGSCKVISFNLSTVEIDGEPVERLFLWGHSACSVDQKKILIFGGFGGIGRHERKNDLVLLDAQSGMVEIVAVMGTPSARLGHTCSVVGDFMYVIGGRADPLNILNDVWVFDMANNEWKFLQCSGSLFPPRHRHAAAVVGSKIYVFGGICNDKILSSLYVLDTLTSEWTEIETQGNWPGPLHSHSMESNCSKLYMFGGYNGEKALGDLYSFDVETSLWNKMKTYGVAPNARFSHSMFIYSNYLGVLGGCPVSGYQELSLLNLLSCSWKTIRMQSIEESLFVRSTVSVIGDNLVIVGGGASCYAFGTKFSQPMKVDLRRLLSICHDSEFMGQKEEKNRSVLYSHKTELKVNQSALQDSTFEELRGNNGGLVITKPWVLRLDKKYAKLGKDVLKNFGWLDLGRKVYTLDSISTPSALNLLKACGATKIVDEVANIKKIPTSPFKVMKEAVAPLLNHHRLPSELIEQLPLRWERVGDMIVLPTTSFKDPMWDSIGKELWPIVAKSLGTRRLARQNRIAQTGMRDSKLEILVGDGGWVDHRENGILYSFDTTKCMFSWGNLSEKLRMARLECKEQVIVDLFAGIGYFTLPFLLRANAKMVYACEWNPHAIEALHRNLFANSVADRCVVLEGDNRVTAPKGVADRVCLGLLPSSECSWVTAVEALRDEGGVLHIHGNVKDTEESSWTNHVVHSISDIAKSQGLCWEVSVDHLEKVKWYAPHIRHLVVDVRCRLR; from the exons ATGGTGTTTGACAAGAGGAAAGCCGCTGCCATGGTCGCTATGAAGTCGCCGGAGCCTGATAATTCCCCCAAAGGCACGTTAGACTTACCCATAGTTCCTCTCCTCAACGCCATCAACTCACATCCCTCTTTCTTCACCACCAGCTCTTGCTCCGGCCGTATTTCCGTTTTCTCCCATCCCACCAACCACTCCACCCTCAAGAAAAAGGCCAAAGGAGGCACCTGGATCTTCATCTCCCACGACCCAGTTCACCCATCTTCCCTCCTTCCCCTCCTTTACCCTGCTTCATCGGATCCCCCTCCTTCCCGTGTCACAAGCGAGTCAGATCACCTGGAGTCTCACAGTATAGTGTTCAGGTTTGAGCCTTTGATTATTGCGGTTGAGTGCAGAGACTTGGAGGCGGCTCAGTGTTTGGTTTCTCTGGCTATTTCTTCTGGGTTCAGAGAGAGTGGCATTACCAGCGTCAGTAAGAGAGTTATCATCGCGATACGCTGCTCCATCCGGTTGGAGGTTCCGCTGGGGGATTCCATCAAGCTCGTGGTTTCCCAGGAGTATGTTGAGTACCTTGTTGGTGTTGCTAATGAAAAAATGGAGGCTAACAGAAAAAGAACCGATCTTTTTCTGAGTACTTTGATAAAGAATGGATTTTCCAGTAGTCCTATTCCAGTGGAAGGTGAAGTGCTTCGTTGTGGTTCTGAGAAGTATAGCGAGGTCAAAAGGATTGAATCTTTGGGGAATTCTGTAGGGAATGTAGTCGCTGGACAGGAGGGGAAGTTGAGTTCTGAAACCAATG GATCATGTAAAGTTATTTCCTTCAATCTATCTACGGTTGAGATAGATGGTGAACCTGTTGAAAGACTTTTCTTGTGGGGTCATTCTGCATGTTCAGTTGACCAAAAGAAAATTCTTATTTTTGGTGGTTTTGGAGGAATTGGACGACATGAACGTAAGAATGATCTTGTGCTTCTGGATGCACAATCTGGAATGGTAGAGATAGTTGCTGTAATGGGAACACCTtctgctcgattaggacatactTGTTCTGTTGTTGGGGATTTCATGTATGTAATTGGAGGTAGGGCTGATCCTCTGAATATTCTGAATGATGTCTGGGTCTTTGACATGGCCAATAATGAATGGAAGTTTTTACAATGTTCTGGCAGTTTGTTCCCCCCAAG GCATCGACATGCAGCAGCCGTGGTTGGTTCTAAGATATATGTATTTGGTGGAATTTGtaatgataaaatattatcgtcgctttatGTCCTTGACACATTGACTTCTGAATGGACAGAGATAGAAACTCAGGGAAACTGGCCTGGTCCCCTTCATTCACATTCTATGGAATCAAATTGTTCTAAGTTGTATATGTTTGGTGGATACAACGGGGAGAAAGCACTTGGGGATCTTTACAGTTTTGATGTTGAAACAAGCCTGTGGAATAAGATGAAGACATATGGGGTTGCACCGAATGCTAGGTTTTCACACTCGATGTTCATTTATTCAAATTATCTTGGTGTGTTGGGTGGATGTCCTGTCAGTGGGTATCAAGAATTATCTTTACTGAATCTTCTGTCCTGCTCTTGGAAGACTATAAGGATGCAGTCTATTGAAGAAAGCCTTTTTGTTCGTAGCACAGTAAGTGTTATTGGTGATAATCTAGTAATAGTTGGTGGTGGGGCATCTTGTTATGCATTTGGGACTAAGTTCAGTCAGCCTATGAAGGTTGATTTACGTCGTTTGCTGTCGATATGTCATGATTCAGAATTTATGGGACAAAAAGAGGAAAAGAATCGATCTGTTTTGTATTCGCATAAAACTGAACTCAAGGTGAATCAATCTGCTCTCCAAGACTCTACATTTGAAGAACTAAGGGGAAACAATGGAGGCTTGGTCATAACCAAACCTTGGGTTCTTCGGCTTGATAAAAAGTATGCAAAATTGGGAAAAGATGTATTGAAAAATTTTGGTTGGTTGGATCTCGGAAGAAAGGTTTACACTCTGGACA GTATCTCGACTCCATCGGCTTTGAATCTTCTAAAAGCTTGTGGTGCAACTAAGATCGTTGATGAAGTTgcaaacattaaaaaaattccTACTTCTCCTTTCAAAGTGATGAAGGAAGCTGTAGCACCTTTGTTGAATCATCACAGGCTTCCATCAGAGCTTATAGAACAACTGCCTTTGAG ATGGGAACGAGTAGGAGATATGATTGTTCTCCCTACAACATCCTTCAAGGATCCAATGTGGGACTCGATTGGAAAGGAGCTTTGGCCGATAGTTGCAAAATCACTTGGGACTCGACGTCTCGCGCGACAA AATCGAATTGCACAAACTGGAATGAGGGACAGTAAGTTGGAGATTCTTGTTGGAGATGGTGGTTGGGTTGATCACCGTGAAAACGGCATACTCTACTCTTTTGATACCACCAAGTGCATGTTCTCTTGGGGTAATCTTTCCGAGAAGCTTCGGATGGCCCGACTAGAATGTAAAGAACAAGTTATTGTAGATTTGTTCGCAGGCATAGGATACTTTACTCTTCCTTTCCTTCTGAG GGCCAACGCAAAAATGGTGTATGCCTGTGAGTGGAATCCCCATGCCATTGAAGCACTCCATCGTAATCTCTTTGCCAATTCTGTGGCTGACCGCTGTGTTGTCCTGGAAGGAGATAATAGAGTTACAGCTCCTAAA GGAGTTGCTGATCGAGTCTGCCTAGGCCTCCTTCCATCCAGTGAATGTAGTTGGGTTACCGCCGTTGAAGCGCTAAG AGACGAGGGCGGAGTTTTACACATCCACGGGAACGTGAAGGACACAGAGGAGAGTTCGTGGACGAATCATGTTGTGCACTCCATTTCTGACATAGCTAAATCGCAAG GCCTTTGCTGGGAGGTTTCGGTTGATCACCTCGAGAAAGTGAAGTGGTATGCTCCACATATCAGGCATCTAGTTGTCGATGTGAGGTGCAGACTAAGATAG
- the LOC140829036 gene encoding uncharacterized GPI-anchored protein At1g61900-like has product MRRGVARSFSLYPLVVLLILPGIGKSYCSLSEYHGSFVLRQRRADVFLPDTSPTASPQPFLPLLAPSPLTPFTNNTIPKLSGLCTLNFTSLSSMMQLTSTDCMAAFAPLLANVVCCPQLEATLVILIGQSSNVTNRLALNGTLASHCLSDFEQILVGQGANVGLSKICFIHSSNLTEGSCPVSDVSEFESMVDSSNLLSSCGKIDIVNECCEQVCQNAILDAARKLAQKAYNMLSLDGSHVLSDHTTRVNDCKGIVLRWLASKLDPLRAKDVLRGLSNCRINKVCPLNFPNMSHVVEGCSVTNNQTACCNAVESYVSHLQRQSFVTNLQALNCAASLGVKLRKANITNDVYNQCHISLKDFSLQVGTQESGCLLPSLPSDVVFDVTAGVSFLCDLNDNIPAPWPSTSQLPASSCNKTIKIPALPAAASSGQSSLRCTDMNSLLLLMVSAALLIVM; this is encoded by the exons ATGAGAAGAGGGGTAGCTCGAAGTTTCAGTCTTTATCCTTTAGTTGTGCTTTTGATTCTTCCCG GGATTGGAAAATCCTACTGCTCCTTGTCGGAATATCACGGAAGTTTTGTGCTAAGGCAAAGACGAGCTGATGTATTTTTGCCTGATACTTCTCCTACTGCCTCTCCTCAGCCCTTTCTTCCTCTTCTTGCACCTTCTCCCTTGACACCATTCACAAATAATACTATCCCCAAATTATCAG GGTTATGTACTCTGAACTTTACTTCCCTCTCAAGCATGATGCAATTGACGTCAACAGATTGCATGGCTGCATTTGCACCATTGTTGGCCAATGTAGTGTGCTGCCCTCAATTAGAAGCCACTCTGGTCATTCTCATTGGTCAATCTAGTAATGTAACCAACAGACTTGCTTTAAATGGAACACTTGCCTCCCATTGCCTTTCGGATTTTGAGCAAATTTTGGTGGGTCAGGGTGCCAATGTTGGTTTATCTAAGATATGCTTTATTCATTCATCAAATCTTACAGAAGGCTCTTGCCCGGTTAGCGATGTTTCCGAGTTTGAGAGCATGGTGGATTCATCTAACCTTCTTTCTTCGTGTGGGAAGATTGATATTGTGAATGAATGCTGCGAGCAAGTTTGCCAGAATGCTATTTTGGATGCCGCCAGAAAGCTTGCTCAAAAAGCTTATAATATGCTGAGCCTGGATGGATCCCATGTGCTTTCTGACCATACAACTAGGGTTAATGACTGCAAAGGTATCGTTCTAAGGTGGCTTGCGAGTAAACTCGATCCTTTACGTGCAAAAGATGTTCTTCGAGGACTATCAAACTGCAGGATTAATAAAG TGTGTCCTCTGAATTTTCCAAACATGAGCCATGTTGTAGAAGGCTGCAGTGTAACAAATAACCAGACTGCATGTTGCAATGCTGTCGAGAGCTATGTTTCTCACCTGCAAAGGCAGAGTTTTGTCACAAACTTGCAAGCTTTGAATTGTGCAGCTTCACTTGGAGTAAAATTACGAAAAGCGAATATTACAAATGATGTTTATAACCAGTGTCATATTAGCCTCAAAGATTTCTCCCTGCAAG TTGGTACACAGG AGTCTGGATGCCTTTTACCGAGCTTGCCATCAGACGTGGTTTTCGACGTAACCGCAGGGGTCAGCTTCCTATGCGACTTGAACGACAACATTCCAGCTCCTTGGCCATCTACATCCCAGTTACCAGCTTCTTCATGCAATAAAA CCATCAAAATTCCAGCACTGCCTGCTGCTGCATCGTCTGGGCAAAGCA GTCTTCGATGCACAGACATGAATTCATTACTGCTTTTAATGGTTTCTGCTGCTCTTTTGATTGTTATGTAA